The proteins below come from a single Sorghum bicolor cultivar BTx623 chromosome 4, Sorghum_bicolor_NCBIv3, whole genome shotgun sequence genomic window:
- the LOC8056250 gene encoding uncharacterized protein LOC8056250 → MPSPSSAECLAALWVADTLAAGQAFDFAVIKALVGASPEHFIGAPDSSRERVALRCLEEHATFADADEGGAAVAPPPSKILRVDAVRSCEDLLAELTGQVGSSGILDKDIILPFRQDIQNFICIKKPTLPESSLELLGEVDPEIQSKAAPSSVEQNGIKKHGNHQSLCSVHHLNSNIDTPPPIASTELHPGNLTNLVINLEKGNFKQCPIESTVDLDKPLETDRRVYNQPWEYAINAASVGTRASEKDPSNVDSNMSGSSTSCNATLQGNIAEPLSKKSMVDETTVVQAQPCKGKSPNPSDYNNVIKKPNDDGISYQSSKDSRHESKTLQATMTPAFDRSCDVLPTNTSEASNLPEPIATEDTTMVQQPHSCKTHLNHLQHDSGQQVYQDLDGTASIQPVEKYSIHEESTLRATSAIPSVSCNGAMQEDRSKTNYPSGNSTEHPAIFEEQYCDKSQLKVSCADKNKHTLHDDATMLGKNKVVCGGLNVQGAPESHSCKLTLHDKISEAHCLSDQNIGKSTDDIQKRSFNISVSISCQDGYKKTARQDSNKETIRKTVAVTSHAHSSDNSISGFAAACLLSMSGKIPLCSQDQEANDSLRVSPEQNLCIKCGKGGQLLQCSSCLLSAHESCFASSLTFEDPRQLYCPVCICAKATEEYKKAKKTYIEARKSLAAFVGAEQLLKQHEQQNSVSETTVDDLAHEVEESNRQRKKQKINVTSDACNEVVIEKASSVGNSDVAPMNASVLQDKSNQLQDAEQDHLENTEAHEGSSSQNRCSPAANPEVETDKEDGPTHSHHQSKDSDEIEFTSSSDSGKPSSPPWHTIKHHRARLQEREATVSSNSTKAFGQKDQHEPLPSRKRNYAYAPKRYSNPIVLTGRRPQALLDSKGRSSSKGSNEKIHPTGQRAYSVGSDTGTRQKRVSQDTPPM, encoded by the exons ATGCCGTCCCCCTCCTCCGCGGAATGCCTCGCCGCCCTCTGGGTCGCTGATACCCTCGCTGCCGGTCAGGCCTTCGATTTCGCCGTAATAAAGG CGCTGGTGGGCGCCTCGCCTGAGCACTTCATCGGCGCCCCAGATTCCTCGCGGGAGCGGGTGGCGCTCCGGTGCCTCGAGGAGCATGCAACcttcgccgatgccgacgaaggTGGTGCTGCGGTGGCGCCACCACCTTCCAAGATTCTTAGGGTTGACGCCGTCCGCTCTTGCGAGGACTTGCTGGCTGAGCTCACCGGGCAG GTTGGAAGCTCTGGAATTCTAGATAAGGATATAATTCTGCCTTTTAGACAAGATATTCAAAACTTTATTTGTATCAAGAAACCTACACTACCAGAATCTTCTTTGGAATTG CTTGGAGAAGTGGACCCAGAGATCCAATCTAAGGCTGCACCATCATCAGTGGAGCAGAATGGTATTAAGAAACATGGCAATCATCAGTCCTTATGCAGTGTCCACCATCTTAACTCAAATATTGATACACCTCCCCCTATTGCCAGTACTGAGCTTCATCCTGGGAATTTAACAAATTTAGTCATCAACCTTGAAAAAGGTAATTTCAAGCAGTGTCCAATCGAATCAACTGTTGATCTTGATAAGCCACTTGAAACAGACAGAAGGGTCTACAATCAACCATGGGAATATGCTATAAATGCTGCTAGTGTTGGCACAAGGGCTTCAGAAAAGGATCCTTCTAATGTGGACAGCAACATGTCAGGTTCTTCTACTAGCTGCAATGCGACTTTGCAGGGAAACATTGCAGAACCTTTATCAAAGAAGAGTATGGTAGATGAAACTACTGTGGTTCAAGCACAACCTTGTAAAGGAAAATCACCAAATCCATCAGATTATAATAATGTGATAAAGAAACCAAATGATGATGGCATCAGTTACCAATCATCGAAGGATTCCAGACATGAAAGCAAAACCTTGCAGGCTACGATGACTCCAGCTTTTGACAGAAGCTGTGATGTTTTACCAACCAATACATCTGAAGCAAGCAACTTGCCGGAGCCTATTGCTACAGAGGATACAACAATGGTTCAACAGCCGCATAGCTGCAAAACTCACCTCAATCATCTGCAGCATGACAGTGGTCAGCAGGTATACCAAGACCTGGATGGCACCGCCAGCATTCAGCCTGTTGAAAAGTATTCCATTCATGAGGAATCAACTCTGCGAGCTACTAGCGCTATACCCTCTGTAAGCTGCAATGGTGCTATGCAAGAAGACAGATCTAAAACCAACTATCCATCGGGCAATTCTACTGAGCATCCTGCAATTTTTGAAGAGCAGTACTGTGACAAGTCTCAACTGAAAGTTAGTTGTGCCGACAAAAACAAACACACTCTGCATGATGATGCTACCATGTTGGGAAAGAACAAGGTCGTCTGTGGTGGTCTGAATGTGCAGGGTGCTCCAGAGTCTCATAGCTGCAAACTAACCTTGCATGATAAGATTTCAGAAGCCCACTGTTTATCTGATCAGAACATTGGAAAGAGCACAGATGACATCCAGAAACGTAGTTTCAATATATCtgtttcaatctcttgtcaggATGGATACAAAAAAACAGCAAGACAAGATTCAAACAAGGAAACCATTCGGAAAACTGTGGCAGTAACATCACATGCCCATTCCTCAGATAATAGTATCAGTGGATTTGCTGCTGCTTGTCTGCTGTCAATGAGTGGCAAAATTCCATTATGCAGCCAGGATCAAGAAGCCAATGATTCCCTCAGGGTCTCACCAGAACAAAATTTATGCATAAAATGTGGAAAAGGTGGCCAGCTGCTTCAATGTAGCAGTTGCTTGTTATCTGCTCATGAAAGCTGTTTTGCTTCATCATTGACATTTGAAGACCCTAGACAGTTATATTGCCCAGTATGCATCTGTGCTAAAGCCACTGAAGAGTACAAAAAAgcaaagaaaacatatattgaagCTAGGAAGAGCCTAGCTGCTTTCGTTGGTGCAGAGCAATTGCTCAAGCAACACGAGCAACAAAATAGCGTTAGTGAAACCACAGTTGATGACCTTGCTCATGAGGTTGAAGAGTCTAATCGGCAGCGGAAGAAACAGAAAATAAATGTTACAAGTGATGCTTGTAATGAGGTAGTCATTGAAAAGGCATCTTCTGTTGGGAATTCTGATGTGGCACCCATGAATGCTTCTGTGCTCCAGGACAAAAGCAATCAACTTCAGGATGCAGAACAAGACCATTTGGAAAACACAGAGGCTCATGAGGGAAGTTCATCTCAGAACAGATGCAGTCCTGCTGCAAATCCAGAAGTTGAGACTGACAAAGAGGATGGCCCCACACATTCTCATCACCAATCTAAAGACTCTGATGAAATAGAATTTACATCTTCAAGTGACTCTGGCAAGCCATCATCACCCCCTTGGCATACTATTAAGCATCACAGAGCAAGACTACAAGAGAGGGAAGCAACAGTATCAAGTAATTCTACAAAAGCGTTTGGGCAGAAGGATCAACACGAGCCTTTACCATCAAGGAAACGGAATTATGCATACGCACCCAAGCGTTA TTCGAATCCTATTGTGCTGACTGGAAGGCGACCCCAAGCTTTATTGGACAGTAAAGGAAGAAGCAGCTCTAAGG GAAGCAATGAAAAAATTCACCCCACGGGACAACGGGCCTATTCCGTGGGTTCAGATACTGGAACACGGCAGAAACGTGTTTCACAGGACACGCCTCCCATGTGA
- the LOC8056251 gene encoding oligopeptide transporter 1 yields the protein MTTAAAKYSEKEEVNEHPIEEVRNTVPITDDPSEPCLTFRTWVLGMSSCVLLAFVNEFFNYRSSQLSIGTVLVQIASLPIGRLMASTLPERVIGGGGCRWWSFSLNPGPFSLKEHCLITIFAGAGASGVYALNIVAIVKVFYRRQINPYAAMLLAQTTQLLGYGWAGLFRKFLVDSAYMWWPMNLVQVTLFRAMHEEEKRPRGGVTRLQFFIIVMICSFAYYLIPSYLFPSLSTVSVLCWVYRDSVTAQQIGSGLGGLGVGSFGLDWNTVAGFLGNPLASPAFTIVNVMAGFALTTYVALPLLYWSDTYNARRFPLMSPHVYDDAGRPYDTGRVINRDTFTLDLAGYDAYSRINVSVLFAVNYGIGFASLMSTLSHVALYHGKEIWELWWLQSSSEEDVDVDVHTRITRRNYKAVPQWWFHLLLAVVLALSLFTCEGFGRQLQLPYWGLLLACAIALAFTLPVGVISATTNMQPGLNVVTELIIGYLYPGKPLANVVFKTYGFISMGQALALLSDLKLGHYMKIPPRSMFLAQLAGTVTASTVHFATAWWLLTTVENICDVERLPRGSPWTCPGDDVFYNASIIWGVVGPLRMFGSLGNYWQMNYLFLVGLLAPLPVWLLQRAYPRNRVLAAVNLPLVFAGASGLLPARSVNFLMWGLVGFLFNHVVYRRHKAWWMRHNYVLAAGLDAGVAFMAVLTFVALGYFDVYGPQWWGGVADDRCDLAACPTAPRVVVANGCPLQFR from the exons atgacgaccgCCGCGGCGAAATACTCGGAGAAGGAAGAGGTGAACGAGCACCCGATCGAGGAGGTCCGGAACACGGTGCCCATCACCGACGACCCATCGGAGCCGTGCCTGACGTTCCGGACATGGGTGCTGGGGATGTCCTCCTGCGTGCTGCTCGCCTTCGTCAACGAGTTCTTCAACTACAGGTCGTCGCAGCTAAGCATCGGCACGGTGCTGGTGCAGATCGCGTCGCTGCCCATCGGCCGCCTCATGGCGTCGACGCTGCCGGAGCGTgtcatcggcggcggcggctgcaggTGGTGGTCTTTCTCCCTGAACCCGGGCCCCTTCAGCCTCAAGGAGCACTGCCTCATCACCATCTTCGCCGGCGCCGGAGCATCCGGGGTGTACGCCCTCAACATCGTCGCCATCGTCAAGGTGTTCTACCGGCGGCAGATCAACCCGTACGCCGCCATGCTGCTGGCGCAGACCACCCAGCTGCTGGGCTACGGATGGGCTGGCCTCTTCAGGAAGTTCCTGGTTGATTCCGCATACATGTGGTGGCCAATGAACCTTGTGCAGGTCACGCTATTCAG AGCCATGCACGAGGAGGAGAAGCGTCCCCGCGGCGGCGTGACGCGTCTTCAGTTCTTCATCATCGTCATGATCTGCAGCTTCGCCTACTACCTCATCCCCAGCTACCTGTTCCCGTCGCTGAGCACGGTGTCGGTGCTTTGCTGGGTGTACAGGGACTCGGTGACGGCGCAGCAGATCGGGTCCGGCCTTGGTGGCCTCGGCGTCGGCTCCTTCGGCCTGGACTGGAACACGGTGGCCGGCTTCCTGGGCAACCCGCTGGCGTCGCCGGCCTTCACCATCGTCAACGTCATGGCCGGGTTCGCGCTCACCACCTACGTGGCGCTGCCGCTGCTCTACTGGAGCGACACCTACAACGCCCGGCGATTCCCGCTCATGTCGCCGCACGTGTACGACGACGCCGGCAGGCCCTACGACACCGGGCGCGTCATCAACCGGGACACCTTCACGCTCGACCTCGCCGGCTACGACGCCTACAGCCGCATCAACGTCAGCGTGCTCTTCGCCGTCAACTACGGCATCGGCTTCGCGAGCCTCATGTCGACGCTGTCGCACGTGGCGCTCTACCACGGGAAGGAGATATGGGAGCTGTGGTGGTTGCAATCGTCATCGGAAGAAGACGTCGACGTGGACGTGCACACCCGGATCACGAGGCGCAACTACAAGGCCGTCCCCCAGTGGTGGTTCCACCTCCTTCTCGCCGTGGTTCTTGCGCTGTCGCTCTTCACCTGCGAGGGCTTCGGGCGGCAGCTGCAGCTCCCCTACTGGGGCCTCCTCCTGGCCTGCGCCATCGCCTTGGCCTTCACGCTCCCCGTCGGCGTCATCTCCGCCACCACCAACATGCAGCCGGGGCTCAACGTCGTGACGGAGCTCATCATCGGCTACCTGTACCCGGGGAAGCCGCTGGCCAACGTGGTGTTCAAGACGTACGGCTTCATCAGCATGGGCCAGGCGCTGGCGTTGCTGTCCGACCTCAAGCTGGGCCACTACATGAAGATCCCGCCCAGGTCCATGTTCCTGGCGCAGCTCGCGGGCACGGTCACGGCGTCCACGGTGCACTTCGCCACCGCGTGGTGGCTGCTCACCACGGTGGAGAACATCTGCGACGTCGAGAGGCTGCCCCGCGGCAGCCCATGGACGTGCCCCGGCGACGACGTCTTCTACAACGCCTCCATCATCTGGGGCGTCGTGGGACCGCTGCGCATGTTCGGCAGCCTGGGCAACTACTGGCAGATGAACTACCTGTTCCTGGTGGGGCTGCTGGCGCCGCTGCCCGTGTGGCTGCTCCAGCGCGCCTACCCGCGCAACCGCGTGCTCGCCGCCGTCAACCTGCCGCTCGTCTTCGCCGGCGCCAGCGGGCTGCTCCCCGCGCGTAGCGTCAACTTCCTCATGTGGGGGCTCGTCGGCTTCCTCTTCAACCACGTCGTCTACCGACGCCACAAGGCCTGGTGGATGCGACACAACTACGTGCTCGCCGCGGGGCTCGACGCAGGAGTCGCCTTCATGGCCGTCCTCACCTTCGTCGCGCTCGGATACTTCGACGTCTACGGTCCGCAGTGGTGGGGAGGAGTCGCCGACGACCGCTGCGACCTGGCCGCCTGCCCCACCGCGCCACGAGTCGTCGTCGCCAACGGATGTCCGCTTCAATTCCGGTAG
- the LOC8056252 gene encoding uncharacterized protein LOC8056252, with protein MDRQPPPTALLSPQEWEQLLDDFASSSNPTRRDRWLHLPLLDLAVSSLLRRDLPSHLKPLLLSLVDDHLLPPSPTSLPVLLASLLSFPPDHPLRDHLLVTVVSAFASALAAPVSRDLEAPHLAALVDALLAAANRPNHAPDRAARALACDALRALDAALPGLLAEALGHLYALAAAERSPAAQSYLLLLASAARHAVRLGRLASSASILAVAGPPTPFAVPAHLLSPAPPAPGASMAPPSEVNVRDIRKVLALLMDRPQVLTPAAAMEMMAILAEVASAVLQWAPAIAAHIKVQFGGMVHSSSPMLLHSLLTLFVQFPDAFGAEDERTMARRLALAASEVHRPLAVRLLALHWLLGSGRFGHLVPGLTRWFYPAVFDPLALKAKKLDCLAYVAAGVDGKKIAAADRATGLLDDGLVCVSAFRWLPAWSTETGVAFRALHSVLVGAAPHSCSGAGELLNSTIFHHLQAIMVDLASEHHGLVPVIADFTNRLLACNSHQWAGERLLQTLDERLLPRLEPGYQLASYYPIFEKIAQNEMVPQHRLIELLTKQMVSLTKKHGPDTELKSWSQGSKVVGICRVMLKHHHSSHIFLPLSRLLVLTIESFPDLEVRDHARICLRLLSCVPGKKLRHIMGVGEQTSGVTPSHPGSLYDIPSPRAAQDLKSMPDLASYIHLERVVPLIVKQSWALTLPNFSVQSRPSGSILSIQDVSSAPSDQENPTGPTIERIGYRQETLRVMDSKGAATLQILRRYFACIPDYLHSSGFKIRIQCTFRFNSEPFNDAWELDLPVSGSDGADELPALYAVTITFSSSAHFGKIPSCHIPFILGEPPGSGMDIVPIDNQNREESSYCASVMIELEPQEPSPGLIDVSVEANTENCQVLSGSLKPITVGIEDMFLKASVPPDTPREGVAMYYQDLFHALWEACDSSTNTGRETFPLSGGKGSAAINGTRSVKLLEVTPKVLIGAVERYLASFVVSVSGGSLVTILRGNGVIKNVMWEENVPDNSVGADALVPYSPDNNLQLQLIDDDEIGVGAEQYGHECKRDMGIIRVMIFLPPRYHLLFLMEVGRASTLIRIRTDHWPCLAYVDEYLEALFS; from the exons ATGGACCGGCAGCCGCCGCCCACCGCCTTGCTATCGCCGCAGGAGTGGGAGCAGCTCCTCGACGATTTCGCTTCCTCCTCGAACCCTACTCGCCGCGACCGATGGCTCCACCTCCCGCTCCTCGACCTCGCTGTCTCCTCGCTGCTCCGCCGCGACCTCCCCTCCCACCTCAAGCCCCTCCTCCTCTCCCTAGTCGACGACCACCTGCTCCCGCCctccccgaccagcctccccgtgCTCCTCGCCTCCCTCCTCTCCTTCCCGCCGGACCACCCGCTCCGCGACCACCTGCTCGTCACCGTCGTCTCCGCCTTCGCCTCCGCCCTCGCCGCGCCCGTCTCCAGGGACCTCGAGGCCCCGCACCTCGCCGCCCTCGTCGACgcgctcctcgccgccgccaaCCGCCCCAACCACGCGCCCgaccgcgccgcgcgcgcgctcgCCTGCGACGCCCTGCGCGCCCTCGACGCCGCGCTGCCGGGTCTCCTCGCCGAGGCCCTCGGCCACCTCTACGCGCTCGCCGCCGCGGAGCGCTCCCCGGCCGCGCAGTCCTACCTCCTCCTGCTCGCCTCCGCCGCGCGCCACGCCGTGCGCCTCGGGAGGCTCGCCTCCAGCGCCTCCATCCTGGCGGTAGCAGGCCCGCCCACCCCCTTCGCCGTGCCCGCTCACCTGCTCTCGCCTGCTCCCCCCGCCCCTGGCGCGTCCATGGCGCCACCCTCGGAGGTGAACGTCAGGGACATAAGGAAGGTGCTCGCTCTGCTCATGGACAGGCCACAGGTGCTCACGCCAGCAGCGGCCATGGAGATGATGGCCATCCTCGCCGAGGTCGCGTCGGCTGTGCTCCAGTGGGCGCCAGCTATTGCAGCGCACATCAAGGTGCAGTTCGGGGGGATGGTGCACTCGTCCAGCCCCATGCTGCTACACTCGCTGCTCACACTCTTCGTCCAGTTCCCGGATGCCTTTGGGGCTGAGGATGAGCGCACAATGGCGCGCCGCCTGGCTTTGGCTGCCAGTGAGGTGCACCGTCCACTCGCAGTGCGATTGCTGGCTTTGCATTGGTTACTCGGCTCAGGCAGGTTCGGACATCTGGTGCCTGGTCTGACACGATGGTTTTACCCTGCCGTGTTCGATCCCCTCGCGCTCAAGGCCAAGAAACTGGATTGTCTAGCTTATGTTGCTGCTGGTGTTGATGGGAAGAAGATTGCAGCAGCAGACAGAGCGACTGGGCTACTTGACGATGGCTTGGTTTGCGTCTCCGCCTTCAGGTGGCTCCCAGCATGGAGTACTGAAACGGGTGTCGCATTCCGAGCGCTGCACAGTGTCTTGGTTGGTGCTGCTCCTCACAGCTGCTCCGGGGCTGGTGAGCTCCTGAATTCTACTATCTTCCACCATTTACAG GCTATCATGGTTGATTTGGCATCAGAGCATCATGGTTTAGTCCCAGTGATTGCTGATTTCACCAACCGTCTGCTAGCATGCAACTCACATCAGTGGGCTGGGGAGCGATTGCTCCAGACACTTGACGAGCGTCTGCTTCCAAGGCTTGAGCCAGGCTACCAGCTTGCATCATACTACCCTATTTTTGAGAAGATTGCACAGAATGAGATGGTGCCTCAGCACCGCCTAATAGAATTGCTCACCAAGCAGATGGTTTCTCTCACCAAGAAGCATGGACCAGACACAGAGCTGAAGTCATGGTCTCAGGGAAGCAAAGTTGTGGGCATttgtcgtgtcatgttgaaGCATCATCACAGCTCCCATATCTTCCTTCCCCTTTCACGCCTTCTTGTGCTCACTATCGAATCCTTCCCAGATCTGGAGGTCCGGGACCATGCCAG GATTTGCTTGCGGCTTTTATCTTGTGTTCCTGGGAAGAAACTGAGGCATATCATGGGAGTTGGAGAACAAACTTCAGGTGTCACACCTTCTCATCCTGGTTCCTTGTATGACATCCCATCGCCGCGTGCTGCTCAAGATCTTAAGAGCATGCCTGATCTGGCATCTTACATTCATCTTGAAAGGGTTGTGCCTCTAATTGTGAAGCAATCGTGGGCCCTCACATTGCCTAATTTCAGTGTCCAGAGCAGACCATCTGGTTCCATTCTAAGTATACAGGATGTCAGCTCTGCTCCCTCGGATCAAGAAAATCCAACAGGACCTACAATTGAGAGAATTGGCTATAGACAAGAAACTTTACGTGTGATGGACTCTAAAGGCGCTGCAACATTGCAGATTCTCAGAAGGTATTTCGCGTGCATTCCAGACTACCTACACTCATCTGGTTTCAAGATACGAATACAGTGCACTTTTAGATTCAACTCAGAGCCATTTAATGATGCTTGGGAGTTAGATTTGCCAGTTTCAGGTTCTGATGGGGCTGATGAACTGCCTGCCCTTTATGCAGTGACAATTACATTTTCATCAAGTGCACATTTTGGGAAAATTCCATCATGCCATATTCCTTTCATCCTAGGGGAACCTCCAGGTTCTGGTATGGACATCGTCCCCATAGATAATCAGAACAGGGAAGAATCCAGTTATTGTGCTTCAGTGATGATAGAACTGGAACCTCAAGAGCCTTCACCTGGCCTTATTGATGTTTCAGTTGAAGCAAACACTGAGAACTGCCAAGTTTTATCAGGGTCCCTTAAACCCATTACAGTTGGCATTGAGGACATGTTTCTAAAGGCCAGTGTACCACCTGATACTCCAAGAGAGGGTGTGGCTATGTACTACCAGGATCTGTTTCATGCTTTATGGGAGGCCTGTGATAGCTCTACTAACACAGGTCGAGAAACTTTCCCTTTGAGTGGAGGGAAAGGGTCAGCTGCCATTAACGGAACTCGGTCTGTTAAACTTTTGGAGGTAACTCCAAAGGTTTTGATTGGAGCTGTTGAAAGATATCTGGCTTCCTTTGTTGTTAGTGTTTCTGGAGGTTCACTTGTAACCATCCTGAGAGGAAACGGAGTCATTAAGAATGTCATGTGGGAAGAAAATGTCCCAGATAACAGTGTAGGTGCTGATGCACTGGTTCCATACTCACCGGACAACAATCTCCAACTTCAGCTCATAGATGACGACGAGATTGGTGTTGGTGCTGAGCAGTATGGCCATGAATGCAAACGAGATATGGGAATCATTCGGGTCATGATATTCCTACCACCCAGGTATCACCTCCTGTTTCTGATGGAGGTAGGCCGTGCCTCAACATTGATCAGGATAAGGACGGATCATTGGCCATGCCTTGCATATGTCGACGAATACTTGGAAGCATTGTTTTCTTGA